Genomic window (Salvelinus namaycush isolate Seneca chromosome 10, SaNama_1.0, whole genome shotgun sequence):
ATAGTCGTTATTGCTTTAAATTCACAAGATCGGGAAAGTACCTCTGGCTCCAGGCAAATATACCCaatttctctcctcccctctgatgAAAAGGTGCTGGCTAAAGGACATTCTAGTAGATTGTCTAAGGTAGTGGGTATTATCATTAACCCGGACCAGTCTGGGTTCATACCACAAAGATTTAGTTTCGACAAACTTAGACGACTAGTCACCCTACAGTAGCCTATGCAGGACAACTTCTCCCAAGTATTGCTTTGTCTCTCAATGCCAAAAAGGCTTTTGATGGTGTTGAATGGGAATATTTTTGATGTAGACAAACATATTTGGATTTTGGGTATCATTTTATTTAATGGATTAAGACTTTATATGATTCCCCTTCTGCCTCTGTGTTAACTAACAGCCTCCTCGCAGAGCCCTTTGTGCTTCAACGTGGGACCAGAATAGGTTGCGCATTGAGTCCactaaatcaaattgtatttgtcacatgcgccgaatagaaccggtgtagaccttagtaaaatgcgtacttacaagcccttaaacaacaatgcagtaaaaaaaaaaaaaaaaaaaaaaacatttttatggagcaacaaaataacagtagcgaggttatatacaggaggTTCCAGtacagtcaatgtgcgggggcaccggttagtcgaggtgatatgtacatgtaggtagaggtaaaatgactatgtatggataataaacagagagtagcagcagcgtaaaatggGGGGTGGtttggggacaatgcaaatagtccgggtagccatttgattaactgttcaagagttttatggcttgggggtagaagctgttaaaaagCCTAATAAATAAACGATATATTCAAAAAAAGCAGCAGTGCAGCGCCCCTGGATGGACAGCATGTACTGATCTCACTCTTAGAATATACTATATTTTTATCCATGCTCCATGTAGAAATATAGTACCCTCTACAAAAGTGTTCCTCAGGAGAGGTAAGGAGGAAGAGGCCATAAGAAATGTGTAAGAAATACAGGTGGAGACTGTCGGATGGAGAGAGCAAGCAAGTGTacaggttagagggagagagtggaggcaACGGGGTAATGGTGCgcgatagagggatggagagggagtgaacgagagagagagggattacCATCATTCACGTTGCACTCGATCATTCCCTCTATTGTACAGGCAGACAATGAGGGCCATGGGTAGAGGGTTTAAAAAGGATAGACTCACGAAGACAGCAAACCACCCAGCACAGAGACAGCAACCAACAGAGGTATCTGCAAACATTCCTATTTTTTGACATGGATATAAATGGACTATATACAAAAACACATTATAGCAACAAGAATATGAGGGAACTGCTCTTTGGAGACGACTCACTTTATATCTTTGGTTTGGGGCCCATTCCTGTTATTTAAGTTATTTAAATCAAAAGAACAAATATAATTTAGAGTATAAATGGGCCAGTTAACATTTGATTTAGCTTTTGGTCTTCGGATGAATTGAGGATGCTGCGGGAATTGAAATGGCAACTGTGGAATATTGTACCCTTTTTTTCACCACCGAACAGCTTGGATATTTCTTCACACCATATCTTTTTACATTGCCCTTCCAGCAGGGTTCCAGCAGCAAATGGTGGATTGTTTGGTTCGGCTCAGTAGTTTGGAAAGGGTATTGGTACCCCATCACGCTGGTCACAGAGCAACATGCTGACACAGATCTATTGCTCAGTATTAGGAGATTAGTTGTGATGCGCTGGGGGAATTAGTTGGAAACAATGGTTTGAAATCAGCCTGTACAGCACTCTCATTGACATGCAGTCCTTTTGGTTAAGTGCTTTGTTTGGTTTGGCAAAATGTGCAGGTTTTTGCTTTTGTTCTTGGTGGCTCTTGATCAGATAGGTGGAAATATGCGTTCAAAAAATGTTTAAATGACATTTTAATGGATTAGAAATGGAGTTTCAACTTGAGCAATCTTTTTTTGCAAAGATGCTTTGCATGGTGACTAGAAGTGCAGTTGTTGTTGGCGTGCTTATATTTGGGTAGGTGTCACAACCACATGCCATTAAAACTTGACGTATCCGCTCTAAAGCCTAAAAGGTGTTAGGGTTGACTTCCAAATGAATGCCCTGCTTGAACTTCAAAAAATGCATCCTTCCTTCAGTTCTTCCTTCAAGCTTTCGCCTATGAAAGTATGTCAGATAAGACCCAAGGAAAGATGCATTTCATAACATTGAGCTCAAGGCTGTTTGCAATGCCACCGTTGTAATATTCACCCCAACACATGTCCACCCGTGCCCCCCCCCCAGCATTTCTTTTGTTTCTTCCTCACCCAGTCTTCTATCCAATGTATGCCATAAATTCAAAGCATGGTTCCTTCCTTCTGATCTGTTATACAAACAGTTGGTAAAAACTCAACACATGCTACACTTTTTAAAAGTAACAAATGTTATCCTAAACTTCTAGATGATTTTGTTCAAGCTTGTATATGGTTAGAGTGATACATAGTGATTAACTCTttcaaatcatttttttttttttacctcaaaaCAGTTGCGGTGCATTTCGGAGGACTGTGCTATCCCAGGCTTCTCCTTGATGCTGTACACTTTAGCAGGAGGGGGCACACTCTGTGGTGTGGCCGCCCTCGTGCTCCTCATAGTCTCCACGGCGACCGACTTCTGGATGCAGTACCGCTACTCAGGTGCCTCGGCCAACCAGGGCCTCTGGAGGTTTTGCATCAATCACAAGTGCCATGCCCACACCAACACTGTGGGTGAGTAGTACAATCTACCTTTAACTAATCATTTAGGATCCACTCTAtgaattgttcttactttgaggGGATTTTGGCATGCAAATAAGAGCATGCTACCTGGGGTCCATTGATTCTCAGTGCTTTTTTGTTGTCAATGCTAATGTGGCTAAGGCAGATAGTGGCTATGGTTATTTATAAGCTGGGTGgttttgagccctgaatgctgattggttgacagccgTGGAATatgagaccgtataccacgggtatgacaaaacatttatttttactgctctaattatgttggaaaccagtttataatggcaaTAAGACACTTTGGGaatttgtggtatattgccaatataccacggctaagtgcCGTGttcaggcactccgcgttgcataTGAACAGTCCttcgccgtggtatattggccatataccacacctcctcaggccttattgcttaaatatacatgATTTTTCTTGGCCCATAAACTACTTTCAAGGTAAGGAACTACAAAGTAATTTTGTATTTTTGGTGAACTACCCCTTTAACCTCAACTCTTGTGATCaagagccatatatttagaatATATGGCTCTGTTTTTGGCCTAACCACTAAAACTGACCCTGAACGATAACGATTATGAATAGCCTATAGAGATACTGTAAGTTGAGTCAAATTATAGATACACAAAACTGCTATTTGGATTTTATGAATCACACATAACTACAATACACATGTAGGCCTACATACCAACCTATAAATAAAACACTTTTGATAGCTACAAAGGAGATTTCTTACCAATGTTAATATAGTAAAGTGTTcggaccccttggctttttccaaattttgttacgttatagccttattctaaaaatggattaaatagttacccccaatctacacacaatacccgataatgacaaagcaaaaatagtttttaatattttttttgcgaatgtattaaaaaaagtgaaatcacatttacagtaatcagaccctttactcagtactttgttgaagcacctttagcagcgattacagcctcgagtcttcttgggtatgacgctacaaccttggcacacctgtatttgaggagtttctcccattcttctctgcaggtcctgtcaagctctgtcaggttggatggggagcgtcgctgcacagctattttcaggtttctccagagatgttcgatcgggttcaagtccgggctctggttgggccactcaaggacattgagacttgtcccaaagccactcctttATTGTCTTGGCTGCGTGTtaggggttgttgtcctgttggaaggtgaaccttcgccgcagtctgaggtccttagtgctctggagcaggttttcatcaaggatctctctgtactttgctccatttatatttccctcgatcttgactagtctcccagtccctgccactgaaaaacatccccacagcatgatgctgccaccaccatgcttcaccgtagggatggtgccaggtttcctccagacggtttcatcagaccagagaatcttgtttctcatggtctgagagtcctttaggtgccttttggcaaactccaagcgggctgtcatgtgccttttactgaggagtggcttctgtctggccattctactataaaggcctgattggtggagtgctacagagatggttgtccttctggaaggttctcccatctccacagaggaactcttgagctttgtcagtgaccatcgggttcttgctcacctccctgaccaagtccttctcccccgattgctcagtttggccgggcggccagctttcggaagagtcttggtggttccaaacttcttccatttaagaatggggaccactatgttcttggggacctgcgATGCTGCGAGAAAGGTTTTTGTACTCTAGCCTAGATCTGTGCGTtgataatcctgtctcggagctctacagacaattcctttgacctcatggcttggtttttgctctgacatgcactgtcaactgtgggaccttatataaacaggtgtgtgcctttccaaatcatgtacaatcaaatgaatttaccacaggtggactccaagttgtagaaacgtctcaaggatgatcaatggaaacaggatgccacggagctcaatttcaagtctcatagcaaagggtctgaatagttatgtaaataggatattttagtttttgctttgtcattatggggtgtgtagatggatgaggaaaataattaatttaatctattttagaataaggctgtattgtaacaaaatgtggaatgtcaaggggtatgaatactttccaaatgcactgtatatgacgTTGTCCTCCCTGCACAGCCTTCTGGGATGCGACGAGGGCCTTCATGCTGCTGGCCGTGCTGAGCTGCTTCGCTGGCGTGGTGCTGGGCCTGAGTGCCTTCGCCAATGGCACCAAGAGCAGGAGGGTCCGGATGGGGGGCATCGCTCTG
Coding sequences:
- the LOC120054397 gene encoding lens fiber membrane intrinsic protein-like, with translation MLYTLAGGGTLCGVAALVLLIVSTATDFWMQYRYSGASANQGLWRFCINHKCHAHTNTVAFWDATRAFMLLAVLSCFAGVVLGLSAFANGTKSRRVRMGGIALLLSGFLALLALAIYTGVTVNFFGKRFLNWRFSWSYILGWVAIILTFVAGVFQLCAYQKNISEPPPNVQES